The following are encoded in a window of Solidesulfovibrio magneticus RS-1 genomic DNA:
- the trxC gene encoding thioredoxin TrxC: MSEADAIHAVCPACRAVNRVQTGRLDSGPVCGKCRAPILSPHPVTLTSANFDVFLAKSDLPVVVDFWAPWCGPCRGMAPAFDQAAAMLHPRVILAKCDTEAEPAIASRLRIQGVPTLALFQGGREKARISGARSAADIVAWVRHNA; this comes from the coding sequence ATGTCTGAAGCCGACGCCATCCATGCCGTGTGCCCGGCCTGCCGGGCCGTCAATCGGGTGCAGACCGGCCGCCTGGACAGCGGGCCGGTCTGCGGCAAATGCCGCGCGCCCATCCTGTCGCCCCATCCCGTGACCCTGACTTCGGCCAACTTCGACGTGTTTCTGGCCAAGTCCGACCTGCCGGTGGTGGTGGATTTCTGGGCCCCCTGGTGCGGCCCCTGCCGGGGCATGGCTCCGGCCTTTGACCAGGCCGCGGCCATGCTCCACCCCCGGGTGATCCTGGCCAAGTGCGACACTGAGGCCGAGCCGGCCATCGCCTCGCGCCTGCGCATCCAGGGCGTGCCGACCCTGGCCCTGTTCCAGGGCGGCCGCGAAAAGGCCCGCATCTCCGGAGCGCGAAGCGCCGCCGACATTGTCGCCTGGGTGCGTCACAACGCCTGA
- a CDS encoding siroheme decarboxylase subunit alpha, with protein MDATDKRILDLIQTGFPIAPRPYAAIGEQVGLTEAETLARVRALRASGIIRRIGANFQSAKIGFKSTLCAASVPEDKFEAFTKAVNDHPGVTHNYLRAHGYNIWFTMIGASREQIRQDLAAITDQTGVAILNLPADRLFKIRVDFAMSD; from the coding sequence ATGGACGCCACCGACAAGCGCATTCTCGACCTCATCCAGACCGGATTCCCCATTGCCCCGCGCCCCTATGCCGCCATTGGCGAACAGGTGGGCCTGACCGAAGCCGAAACCCTGGCCCGGGTGCGGGCGCTGCGGGCCTCGGGCATCATCCGCCGCATCGGGGCCAACTTCCAGTCGGCAAAAATCGGCTTCAAATCCACCCTGTGCGCCGCCTCGGTGCCCGAGGACAAGTTCGAGGCCTTCACCAAGGCCGTCAACGACCACCCCGGCGTCACCCACAACTACCTGCGCGCCCATGGCTACAACATCTGGTTCACCATGATCGGCGCTTCCCGGGAACAAATCCGCCAGGACCTGGCCGCCATCACCGACCAAACCGGCGTGGCCATCCTCAACCTGCCCGCCGACCGGCTGTTTAAAATCCGCGTGGACTTCGCCATGAGCGATTAG
- a CDS encoding GGDEF domain-containing protein, translating to MPHHPSPPSAPSRRLTALVAEADPAVAALLAEALGPRSALVTARTLAEAKAALALGRPDLAVVAARLPDGPSAPLLASLVGGEHPPAVFLAGTPGDIAAVLAAVALPGLRLLPLPLSPGLAEAALDEAAADIAARRHAEDGWRLAKRLLDEIPHLSAIFAGGELLGLNRSFLRFLGVGSLGEFKAKGTPLERFLAEPPAEGLAAWAGRLPDDALDRDHRLYLVHPDRPDAAPHVYQAAVSRLPGRARCLLMLADVTELELERRELLDLANRDPLTRTLNRRKLGDVLEAETARAARYATPFSLALLDIDHFKHINDSHGHDAGDAVLVELARRITASLRQVDRLARFGGEEFVVAAPGIDLAGAAELAERLRRAVADEPFAGVGRVTASFGLAAWRPGDKPEDLIKRADAALYRAKDGGRNRVERETPPQTEVR from the coding sequence ATGCCGCATCATCCCAGTCCGCCAAGCGCTCCTTCCCGCCGTCTCACGGCCCTGGTGGCCGAGGCCGACCCGGCCGTGGCCGCGCTTTTGGCCGAGGCCCTTGGCCCCAGGTCCGCCCTGGTCACGGCCCGGACCCTGGCCGAGGCCAAAGCCGCCCTGGCCCTGGGCCGGCCCGATCTGGCCGTGGTGGCCGCGCGGCTGCCCGACGGCCCGTCGGCTCCGCTTCTGGCCTCCCTGGTCGGCGGCGAGCATCCGCCGGCCGTATTCCTGGCCGGCACGCCCGGGGACATTGCGGCGGTGCTGGCCGCCGTGGCCCTGCCGGGGCTGCGCCTGCTGCCCCTGCCGCTGTCGCCGGGGCTGGCCGAGGCCGCCCTGGACGAGGCCGCCGCCGACATCGCTGCCCGCCGCCACGCCGAGGACGGTTGGCGTCTGGCCAAGCGGCTTTTGGACGAAATCCCCCATCTTTCGGCCATCTTCGCCGGCGGCGAACTCCTTGGCCTCAACCGCTCCTTCCTGCGCTTTCTCGGCGTGGGGAGCCTTGGCGAATTCAAGGCCAAGGGGACGCCCCTGGAACGTTTCCTGGCCGAGCCGCCGGCCGAAGGCCTGGCCGCCTGGGCCGGCCGGCTGCCCGACGACGCCCTGGACCGCGACCACCGCCTGTACCTGGTGCATCCCGACCGGCCCGACGCCGCGCCCCACGTCTACCAGGCGGCCGTCAGCCGCCTGCCGGGACGTGCCCGCTGCCTGCTCATGCTGGCCGACGTCACCGAACTGGAGCTGGAGCGCCGGGAACTGCTCGACCTGGCCAACCGCGATCCCCTGACCCGCACCCTTAACCGGCGCAAGCTCGGCGACGTCCTGGAGGCCGAGACCGCCCGGGCCGCCCGCTATGCCACGCCGTTCTCCCTGGCCCTGCTGGACATCGACCACTTCAAGCACATAAACGATAGCCACGGCCACGACGCCGGCGACGCCGTGCTGGTGGAGCTGGCCCGACGCATCACGGCCAGCCTGCGCCAGGTGGACCGGCTGGCCCGGTTCGGCGGCGAGGAATTCGTGGTGGCCGCGCCCGGCATCGATCTGGCCGGCGCGGCCGAGCTGGCCGAGCGCCTGCGCCGGGCCGTGGCCGACGAACCCTTTGCCGGGGTCGGCCGGGTCACGGCCAGCTTCGGCCTAGCCGCCTGGCGGCCGGGCGACAAGCCCGAAGACCTCATCAAACGCGCCGACGCGGCCCTGTACCGGGCCAAGGACGGCGGACGCAACCGGGTGGAGCGCGAAACGCCCCCGCAAACCGAAGTACGGTAA
- a CDS encoding HAMP domain-containing methyl-accepting chemotaxis protein → MANTTKFFQRVSVKLSISYIVLVVALVAVGFTGYYAAKVISGNLETLFTRLLPSIDKLIEADRDLHQLLVAERSMLFTDTGDERFKKLQKAYDDNLKQTKERFAVFKSLMTTPEEKQFAGQFDQALAKWEATSAKVVKARLADTEASKAEAMALSMGQADEQFEFMREFINKLTELDLNYAEVRNAESKALYEKTELIIASLTGAMILFAAITGLLITRGLLRRLGGEPEEIAAMARQVAVGDLSLTFHDGAHPQSIYAAMRAMVASSAEVAQAVAKLAQGDLDVNIAPRCEADGLMRSLATLIAAEKDIADLAGKLALGDLDVAVSKRSENDRLLAAIERLVAAEKDIAAIMGRLSKGELAVAVTPRDPADRLLHSLRGMITRVSAVIREVQDGSVNVASGSEQLSASSSALSQGSTEQAAAIEESSSAMEQMASSIGQTADNAKQTEAIAVKAARDAKASGEAVVQTKSAMKAITGKISIIEEIARQTDLLALNAAVEAARAGEHGRGFAVVASEVRKLAERSQAAAAEITNLAATSTDIAETAGQLLEKLVPDIQRTAELVQEINAASQEQSQGASQVNQALQQLDQVIQQNAAAAEEIASTSEELSAQAAQLQQTSAFFRVERDGDEETSLPAAASSRRAFMPPTTAGKALPRQSGGKTGGSLISLDEEDPGDSRFERY, encoded by the coding sequence ATGGCGAACACCACAAAATTTTTCCAACGGGTCAGCGTCAAGCTGTCGATCAGCTACATCGTGCTGGTCGTCGCCCTGGTTGCGGTGGGCTTTACCGGCTACTACGCGGCCAAGGTCATCAGCGGCAATCTGGAGACGCTTTTTACCCGGCTGTTGCCGAGCATCGACAAACTCATTGAGGCCGACCGCGATCTACACCAGTTGCTTGTGGCCGAACGCTCCATGCTCTTTACGGACACCGGCGACGAGCGCTTCAAGAAACTCCAGAAGGCTTACGACGACAATCTCAAGCAGACCAAGGAACGCTTCGCCGTATTCAAGTCGCTCATGACCACGCCCGAGGAAAAACAGTTCGCCGGCCAGTTCGACCAGGCCCTGGCCAAGTGGGAGGCGACTTCCGCCAAGGTGGTCAAGGCCCGGCTGGCCGACACCGAGGCGTCCAAGGCCGAGGCCATGGCCCTGTCCATGGGCCAGGCCGACGAGCAGTTCGAATTCATGCGGGAGTTCATCAACAAACTGACCGAACTCGATTTGAATTACGCCGAGGTCCGCAACGCCGAGTCCAAAGCGTTGTATGAAAAGACCGAGCTGATCATCGCCTCTCTTACCGGGGCCATGATCCTGTTTGCCGCCATCACCGGCCTGCTCATCACGCGCGGACTGTTGCGCCGCCTTGGCGGCGAGCCCGAGGAGATCGCGGCCATGGCCCGCCAGGTGGCCGTGGGCGACCTGTCGCTGACTTTCCACGACGGGGCGCATCCCCAGAGCATCTACGCGGCCATGCGGGCCATGGTGGCCTCCTCGGCCGAGGTGGCCCAGGCCGTGGCCAAGCTGGCCCAGGGCGACCTGGACGTGAACATCGCGCCGCGCTGCGAGGCCGACGGCCTCATGCGCTCCCTGGCCACGCTGATTGCCGCCGAAAAGGACATCGCCGATCTGGCCGGCAAGCTGGCCCTGGGCGACCTGGACGTGGCCGTGTCCAAACGTTCGGAAAACGACCGCCTGTTGGCCGCCATCGAGCGGCTGGTGGCCGCTGAAAAGGACATCGCCGCCATCATGGGCCGCTTAAGCAAGGGCGAGCTGGCCGTGGCCGTCACGCCGCGCGACCCGGCCGACCGGCTGCTCCATTCCCTGCGCGGCATGATCACCCGGGTCAGCGCCGTCATCCGCGAAGTCCAGGACGGCTCGGTGAACGTGGCCTCGGGCAGCGAACAGCTCTCGGCCTCGTCCTCGGCCCTGTCCCAGGGCTCCACCGAACAGGCCGCCGCCATTGAGGAATCCTCCTCGGCCATGGAGCAGATGGCCTCCAGCATCGGCCAGACCGCCGACAACGCCAAGCAGACCGAGGCCATCGCCGTCAAGGCTGCCCGGGACGCCAAGGCCTCGGGCGAGGCCGTGGTCCAGACCAAGTCCGCCATGAAGGCCATCACCGGCAAGATTTCCATCATCGAGGAGATCGCCCGGCAAACCGACCTGCTCGCCTTAAACGCCGCCGTGGAAGCGGCCCGGGCCGGCGAACACGGACGCGGCTTCGCCGTGGTGGCCTCGGAGGTGCGCAAGCTGGCCGAGCGCAGCCAGGCCGCCGCCGCCGAGATCACCAATCTGGCCGCCACCTCCACCGACATCGCCGAAACCGCCGGCCAACTGCTGGAAAAGCTCGTGCCCGACATCCAGCGCACGGCCGAGCTGGTCCAGGAAATAAACGCCGCCAGCCAGGAGCAGAGCCAGGGAGCCAGCCAGGTCAACCAGGCCCTGCAGCAGCTCGACCAGGTCATCCAGCAAAACGCCGCCGCCGCCGAGGAAATCGCCTCCACCTCGGAGGAGCTTTCGGCCCAGGCCGCCCAACTCCAGCAGACCAGCGCCTTTTTCCGGGTGGAACGCGACGGGGACGAGGAAACCTCCCTTCCGGCCGCCGCATCCAGCCGGCGCGCCTTCATGCCGCCGACCACGGCCGGCAAGGCCCTGCCGCGCCAGAGCGGCGGCAAGACCGGCGGTTCGCTGATCAGTCTGGACGAGGAGGACCCGGGCGACAGCCGGTTCGAGCGGTATTAA
- a CDS encoding sensor domain-containing protein — MTDSSAALPEDVYRRIFESSPNAALVRDASGVVLAVNASFEALFGLDAAEVVGRDLRQVVRPADDGETAGGDWSLGGAAFSRRTRWTAGDGVTVDACPCQFPAGQVDGKPVSCVIFRDISGRRRAEEQLDAAERKYRAIFENAVEGIFQTTPGGRYLEVNRTLARIYGFDSVDEMTEHFRDIKNQLYVEPKRRDDFVRELSAHDQVRNFESAIHKKDGSVIWISENARVVRDADGAVAYYEGTVVDITDRKRAEEQLAAQRAYFDQLFANSPQAIALIDMRRNIVDVNHAFEDLFGFKAAEIKGYGMRAYIVPKHLLGECESTRGAILSGKPMVRETFRQHRDGRLIPVSMIGFPIEFGGQPQGIVYIYQDISERKAFEEQITHQAFHDALTGLPNRSLFADRLDRALTRARRRGDYQYAVLMIDLNKFKGINDTLGHQAGDQLLVEVSRRLMACVRSMDTVARLGGDEFAVILEELKSKKEVMAVVDRIGAALGKPCMLCGTTVTPGASVGIVLRTRDYQSPEDILRDADIAMYRAKESGRPSMIFDRRMHQEILDAINLEADLRAALDRGELLLHYQPIVDVQTGRIEGFEALVRWDHPDRGLVPPVQFIPLAEETGLIQPLGRFVIAEACRQLRAWQLELPEAEQLSVSVNVSCHQFVKEGLVDHVAGVLETTGLDPACLKLEITESVLMHDAQHTAGELSRLKALGVKIAIDDFGTGYSSLSYLRQLPIDHLKIDRSFISGDDVNGESQEIVKSIIALARSLGLTVIAEGVEHQDQLDKLRNADCDKAQGFMFSRPVDKDAALALLHAAFGCGCGPA; from the coding sequence ATGACAGATTCGTCTGCCGCGCTTCCGGAAGACGTCTACCGGCGCATCTTCGAGAGCTCCCCCAACGCGGCCCTGGTGCGCGACGCGAGCGGCGTGGTGCTGGCCGTCAACGCCTCCTTCGAGGCGCTTTTCGGCCTGGACGCGGCCGAGGTCGTGGGCCGCGACCTGCGCCAGGTGGTGCGGCCGGCCGACGACGGCGAAACGGCCGGCGGCGACTGGAGCCTGGGCGGCGCGGCCTTTTCCCGGCGCACCCGCTGGACGGCCGGCGACGGCGTCACCGTGGACGCCTGCCCCTGCCAGTTCCCGGCGGGCCAGGTGGACGGCAAGCCCGTGTCCTGCGTCATCTTCCGCGACATCTCCGGGCGACGCCGGGCCGAGGAACAACTCGACGCGGCCGAACGCAAATACCGGGCGATTTTCGAAAACGCCGTGGAAGGCATTTTCCAGACCACCCCCGGCGGCCGCTACCTGGAAGTCAACCGCACCCTGGCCCGCATCTACGGCTTTGATTCCGTGGACGAGATGACCGAGCACTTCCGGGACATCAAAAACCAGCTGTATGTCGAGCCCAAGCGCCGCGACGACTTCGTGCGCGAGCTCTCGGCCCACGACCAGGTCCGCAACTTCGAGTCGGCCATCCACAAAAAAGACGGCAGCGTCATCTGGATTTCCGAAAACGCCCGGGTCGTGCGCGACGCCGACGGGGCCGTGGCCTACTACGAAGGCACGGTGGTGGACATCACCGACCGCAAGCGGGCCGAGGAACAGCTCGCCGCCCAGCGCGCCTATTTCGACCAGCTGTTCGCCAATTCGCCCCAGGCCATCGCGCTTATCGACATGCGGCGCAACATCGTGGACGTCAACCATGCCTTCGAGGACCTGTTCGGCTTCAAGGCGGCCGAGATCAAGGGCTACGGCATGCGCGCCTACATCGTGCCCAAGCACCTGCTTGGGGAATGCGAGAGCACGCGCGGAGCCATCCTGTCCGGCAAGCCCATGGTGCGCGAAACCTTCCGCCAGCATCGCGACGGCCGCCTCATCCCGGTCTCCATGATCGGCTTCCCCATCGAATTCGGCGGCCAGCCCCAGGGCATCGTCTACATCTACCAGGACATTTCCGAGCGCAAGGCCTTCGAGGAGCAGATCACCCACCAAGCCTTCCACGACGCCCTGACCGGGCTGCCCAACCGCAGCCTTTTTGCCGACCGCCTGGACCGGGCGCTGACCCGCGCCCGGCGGCGCGGCGACTACCAGTACGCCGTGCTCATGATCGACCTCAACAAGTTCAAGGGCATAAACGACACCCTGGGCCACCAGGCCGGGGACCAGCTCCTGGTCGAGGTGTCGCGGCGGCTTATGGCCTGCGTGCGCTCCATGGACACCGTGGCCCGGCTTGGCGGCGACGAATTCGCCGTGATCCTTGAAGAGCTCAAGTCGAAAAAGGAAGTCATGGCCGTGGTGGACCGCATCGGCGCGGCGCTTGGCAAGCCCTGCATGTTGTGCGGCACAACGGTCACTCCCGGGGCCAGCGTCGGCATCGTGCTGCGCACCCGGGACTACCAGTCGCCCGAGGACATTTTGCGCGACGCCGACATCGCCATGTACCGGGCCAAGGAGTCCGGCCGGCCCTCCATGATCTTCGACCGGCGGATGCACCAGGAGATCCTCGACGCCATCAACCTGGAGGCCGACCTGCGCGCCGCCCTGGATCGCGGCGAGCTGTTGCTGCACTACCAGCCCATCGTGGACGTGCAGACCGGGCGCATCGAGGGCTTCGAGGCCCTGGTGCGCTGGGACCACCCCGACCGGGGGCTGGTGCCGCCGGTGCAGTTCATTCCCCTGGCCGAGGAAACCGGCCTGATCCAGCCGCTCGGGCGGTTCGTCATCGCCGAGGCCTGCCGCCAGCTGCGTGCGTGGCAGCTGGAACTGCCCGAGGCCGAACAGCTTTCGGTGAGCGTCAACGTGTCCTGCCACCAGTTCGTGAAAGAGGGCCTGGTGGACCATGTGGCCGGGGTGCTGGAGACGACCGGCCTGGACCCGGCCTGTCTCAAGCTCGAAATCACCGAATCCGTGCTCATGCACGACGCCCAGCACACGGCCGGGGAGCTGAGCCGCCTCAAAGCCCTGGGCGTCAAGATCGCCATCGACGACTTCGGCACCGGCTACTCCTCCCTGTCCTACCTGCGCCAGCTGCCCATCGACCACCTCAAGATCGACCGGTCGTTTATCAGCGGCGACGACGTCAACGGCGAAAGCCAGGAGATCGTCAAATCCATCATCGCCCTGGCCCGCAGCCTGGGGCTGACCGTCATCGCCGAGGGCGTGGAGCACCAGGACCAGCTCGACAAGCTGCGCAACGCCGACTGCGACAAGGCCCAAGGCTTCATGTTCTCGCGCCCGGTGGACAAGGACGCGGCCCTGGCCCTGCTGCACGCGGCCTTTGGCTGCGGCTGCGGTCCGGCCTAA
- a CDS encoding glutamine--tRNA ligase/YqeY domain fusion protein: MTAPDAEVPAKSGPAPARDFIRQIVDEDNRVGKWGGRVHTRFPPEPNGYLHIGHAKSICLNFGLAKEFGGLCNLRFDDTNPAKEEVEYVDAIQEDVRWLGFSWDDRMFYASDYFEKLYAYAEQLIEKGLAYVDDLSQEEIRAYRGTLTEPGKDSPYRDRSPEENLELFRRMRAGEFPDGTKVLRLKIDMQSPNVVLRDPVIYRIKHVEHHRTGNAWCIYPMYDYTHCISDALEGITHSICSLEFENNRPLYDWVLNQLPVPGHPQQIEFARLNLSYTVLSKRKLIQLVTEKVVSGWDDPRLPTLSGIRRRGYTPEAMRDFCERIGVSKADSQVDMALLEHCLREDLNARAKRLMGVLRPLRLVITNYPEGQVEDIHFPYHPEDTAMGARKVPFSRELYVERDDFMEVPAKKWFRLAPGAEVRLRHAYYVTCTEVIKDPTTGEVVELRCVHDPATKGGWSSDGRKVKGTIHWVSAAHALPAEVRLYDRLFTKENPTEGKGDFMDHLNPHSLEVIENALIEPALADIPVGENVQFERLGYFCVDKDSTPQKRVFNRSVALKDSWAKAAR; encoded by the coding sequence ATGACCGCACCCGACGCGGAAGTTCCGGCCAAGTCCGGCCCGGCTCCTGCCCGTGATTTCATTCGCCAGATCGTCGACGAGGACAACCGCGTCGGCAAATGGGGCGGCCGCGTCCACACCCGCTTCCCGCCCGAACCCAACGGCTACCTGCACATCGGCCACGCCAAGTCCATCTGTCTCAACTTCGGCCTGGCCAAGGAGTTCGGCGGGCTGTGCAACCTGCGCTTCGACGACACCAACCCGGCCAAGGAAGAGGTGGAATACGTCGACGCCATCCAGGAAGACGTGCGCTGGCTCGGCTTTTCCTGGGACGACCGGATGTTTTACGCCTCGGACTACTTCGAAAAGCTCTACGCCTACGCCGAACAGCTCATCGAGAAAGGCTTGGCCTACGTCGATGACCTGAGCCAGGAAGAGATCCGGGCCTACCGGGGCACGCTGACCGAACCCGGCAAGGACAGCCCCTACCGCGACCGTTCGCCCGAGGAAAACCTTGAGCTCTTCCGGCGGATGCGGGCCGGCGAATTCCCGGACGGGACCAAGGTGCTGCGGCTTAAGATCGACATGCAAAGCCCCAACGTGGTGCTGCGCGATCCGGTCATCTACCGCATCAAGCACGTCGAGCACCACCGTACGGGAAACGCCTGGTGCATCTACCCGATGTACGACTACACCCACTGCATTTCCGACGCCCTGGAAGGCATCACCCACTCCATCTGCTCCCTGGAGTTCGAAAACAACCGGCCGCTCTACGACTGGGTCCTCAACCAGCTGCCCGTGCCCGGCCATCCCCAGCAGATCGAGTTCGCTCGTCTGAACTTGTCCTACACGGTCTTAAGCAAACGCAAGCTCATCCAGCTTGTCACCGAAAAAGTCGTCTCGGGCTGGGACGATCCGCGCCTGCCAACCCTGAGCGGCATCCGCCGCCGGGGCTACACCCCGGAAGCCATGCGCGACTTTTGCGAGCGCATCGGCGTGTCCAAGGCCGACAGCCAGGTGGACATGGCGCTGCTTGAGCACTGCCTGCGCGAGGACTTAAACGCCCGGGCCAAGCGCCTCATGGGCGTGCTGCGGCCGCTTAGGCTCGTCATCACCAACTATCCCGAAGGCCAGGTGGAGGACATCCACTTCCCCTACCATCCCGAGGATACGGCCATGGGCGCGCGCAAAGTGCCCTTTAGCCGCGAACTCTACGTCGAGCGCGACGATTTCATGGAAGTGCCGGCCAAGAAGTGGTTCCGTCTCGCCCCCGGGGCCGAGGTGCGGCTGCGCCACGCCTACTACGTCACCTGCACCGAGGTCATAAAAGACCCGACCACGGGCGAGGTGGTCGAGCTGCGCTGCGTCCACGACCCGGCCACCAAGGGCGGCTGGTCCAGCGACGGCCGCAAGGTCAAGGGCACCATCCACTGGGTGTCCGCCGCCCACGCCCTGCCGGCCGAAGTGCGCCTCTATGATCGCCTTTTCACCAAGGAGAACCCGACCGAGGGCAAGGGTGATTTCATGGACCATTTGAATCCCCACTCCCTGGAAGTGATCGAAAACGCGCTGATCGAACCGGCCCTGGCCGACATCCCTGTGGGCGAGAACGTCCAGTTCGAACGCCTGGGCTACTTCTGCGTGGACAAGGACTCGACGCCCCAAAAGCGCGTCTTCAACCGCTCGGTGGCCCTCAAGGATTCCTGGGCCAAGGCCGCGCGGTAG
- a CDS encoding Nif11-like leader peptide family natural product precursor: MSLESAQAFVARLREDAQFRWSLGECRDQWERRRFIVLQGYRFSPAELVCATSPAGRASPERAAVIDRVRRQHGEGAYAFM; the protein is encoded by the coding sequence ATGTCCCTGGAAAGCGCCCAGGCCTTTGTGGCCAGACTGCGCGAAGATGCCCAGTTTCGTTGGTCTCTTGGCGAATGCCGCGATCAGTGGGAACGCCGCCGTTTCATCGTGTTGCAGGGTTACCGCTTCAGCCCGGCCGAACTCGTCTGCGCCACCAGCCCCGCCGGCCGCGCCTCGCCCGAACGGGCGGCCGTTATCGACCGGGTGCGCCGCCAGCACGGCGAGGGCGCCTACGCCTTCATGTAG